The following proteins come from a genomic window of Platichthys flesus chromosome 1, fPlaFle2.1, whole genome shotgun sequence:
- the ctsba gene encoding cathepsin B, producing the protein MWHAALLLLAAGVSVSLARPHLQPLSNEMVNYINKMNTTWKAGHNFHDVDYSYVRRLCGTMLKGPKLPIMIQYAGGLKLPAEFDSREQWPECPTLKEIRDQGSCGSCWAFGAAEAISDRVCIHSGGKINVEISSEDLLTCCDACGMGCNGGYPSAAWDFWTKDGLVSGGLYNSHIGCRPYTIPPCEHHVNGSRPHCSGEGGETPKCIHSCEAGYSPSYKKDKHYGKSSYSVEASVEQIQAEISKNGPVEGAFTVYEDFVMYKSGVYQHISGSALGGHAIKVLGWGEEDGVPYWLCANSWNTDWGDNGYFKILRGSDHCGIESEIVAGIPK; encoded by the exons ATGTGGCATGCAGCCCTTCTGTTATTGGCTGCAGGCGTGTCTGTGAGCCTGGCCAGACCCCACCTCCAGCCACTGTCCAATGAGATGGTCAACTACATCAATAAGATGAACACTACATGGAAG GCTGGTCACAACTTCCACGATGTCGACTACAGTTACGTGCGGAGACTCTGTGGAACGATGCTGAAGGGACCGAAACTCCCAATCAT gattcagtaTGCTGGAGGCCTGAAGCTGCCTGCAGAGTTTGACTCCAGAGAGCAGTGGCCTGAGTGTCCCACACTGAAGGAGATTAGAGACCAGGGCTCCTGTGGATCCTGCTGG GCATTTGGCGCTGCAGAGGCCATCTCCGACCGTGTGTGCATCCACAGTGGTGGCAAGATCAATGTGGAGATCTCCTCTGAGGATCTGCTGACTTGTTGTGATGCCTGTGGCATGGG ATGTAATGGTGGTTACCCCTCGGCTGCCTGGGACTTCTGGACTAAAGACGGACTGGTCTCTGGTGGTCTCTACAACTCCCACATTG GTTGCCGGCCCTACACCATCCCCCCCTGTGAGCACCATGTGAATGGCAGCAGGCCTCACTGCAGTGGAGAGGGTGGAGAAACCCCTAAGTGCATCCATAGCTGTGAAGCAGGATACTCTCCCAGCTACAAAAAGGACAAGCATTATG GTAAATCGTCCTACAGCGTGGAGGCGAGTGTGGAGCAGATTCAGGCAGAGATTTCCAAAAATGGTCCAGTAGAAGGAGCCTTCACCGTCTATGAAGACTTTGTGATGTATAAGTCCG GTGTGTATCAGCATATATCTGGATCTGCTCTGGGTGGTCATGCCATCAAGGTCCTGGGTTggggagaggaggatggtgtCCCCTACTGGCTCTGTGCCAACTCCTGGAACACTGACTGGGGTGATAACG GATACTTTAAAATCCTGCGTGGTTCAGATCACTGTGGTATCGAGTCTGAGATTGTGGCAGGAATTCCTAAATAA
- the xkr5b gene encoding XK-related protein 5b, protein MRDYTAAPSNGGACMPCCQVCVFVFTAFLIVAERTALIYCFVYYLWIGHNYCYAHLSGFTALFLLPGWVPQWLSYMWYLSDGRIRRKSLSWTHILHLGIFKRLLECMHLPDEDLYGEIMQQADVSGLRLLEALMVTLPQTLLTTYVLICTDIGLKSPASVCFVVCLLSLAWALVLYARACSLIRPGHLHMTPAAILCRLLWRVGMLGSRFAVLMLFTRIFKQWILGVIGVHWLGATFWMVSQQTDIIRSTSRWRIFNLVLGAIHIFLFLNVKYGQSRYRMAGFYLVMFLENAFLLLASSWMFTMVSWDTVGIPAAVFCSFLIGVIALALYYRFLHPKSFEIFQSIRHRGISGACTERGSTLSLEEKVTPTFHRHATLSGGGTLMDLPIQWEGWRHHHWLLIRLALKTGDVTKIWSVYGEGGLAGLMGLSEEFHSPDEPYVPRVEPVPPQVPQISHPAPQPAPPQVAQAPHVTEVVQAARPPPTSVVARPVRRAPPTTIQDMRRFPEIIPIHEVINEETAEEDSSAPPSERNGEEDFQSAAYGSPSLSSPMQPESLRHIDSNAASLAASLTPASSSVCSLDIKTPGWSPERRSPMLIASPEKKSGIPGESSTTLYFSAEAQSPSSGSYLGWGSELSPISTYRSPYRIREARFITSTPRLEPRPGAEILSPASVVVTPATPGTTPGTTPRASSPALSTPGASTPAASTPAASTPGASTPGATTPGTPVIPLTPVISHARKQMVQYVDSRERAV, encoded by the exons ATGAGAGACTACACGGCGGCGCCGAGCAACGGAGGCGCGTGCATGCCCTGCTGCCAAGTTTGCGTGTTCGTCTTTACCGCATTTCTCATCGTCGCAGAGCGGACTGCGC TAATCTATTGCTTTGTGTACTATCTGTGGATTGGTCACAACTACTGCTACGCCCATCTTTCTGGGTTCACTGCTCTATTCTTGCTGCCAG GATGGGTTCCTCAGTGGCTCAGTTACATGTGGTACCTGTCAGATGGACGCATCCGCAGGAAGTCTCTCTCATGGACACATATACTGCACCTGGGTATCTTCAAAAG GCTGTTGGAGTGTATGCATCTGCCTGATGAGGATTTGTATGGTGAGATCATGCAGCAGGCAGACGTATCTGGCTTAAGACTCTTAGAGGCCTTGATGGTAACCCTCCCCCAGACGCTGCTGACGACCTATGTGCTCATCTGTACTGATATAGGTCTCAAATCTCCAG CCTCGGTGTGTTTCGTGGTGTGTTTGCTGTCTCTCGCCTGGGCCTTGGTCCTCTACGCCAGAGCCTGTTCTCTGATCAGACCGGGTCACTTACATATGACGCCCGCTGCCATTCTCTGTCGACTGCTGTGGAGG GTCGGTATGTTGGGATCTCGATTCGCTGTTCTCATGCTCTTCACACGTATCTTCAAACAGTGGATCCTGGGAGTCATCG gtgTGCACTGGCTGGGGGCAACTTTCTGGATGGTGTCTCAGCAGACTGACATCATACGATCGACAAGCCGATGGAGAATCTTCAACCTCGTGCTGGGAGCCAttcacatcttcctcttcctcaacgTGAAGTATGGTCAATCCAGATACCGCATGGCCGGTTTCTACCTG gtcATGTTCTTAGAGAACGCATTTCTTCTTCTGGCCTCATCCTGGATGTTTACCATGGTGTCCTGGGACACTGTTGGCATCCCAGCCGCAGTGTTCTGCAGCTTCCTCATTG gagTGATAGCGTTGGCTCTGTACTATCGTTTCCTCCACCCGAAGTCCTTTGAGATTTTCCAGAGTATTCGCCACAGAGGGATTAGTGGAGCCTGCACAGAGCGCGGGTCTACGCTCTCATTGGAGGAGAAAGTCACGCCCACTTTCCATCGCCACGCAACACTGTCTG GAGGTGGGACTCTCATGGACCTTCCTATCCAATGGGAGGGCTGGAGACATCACCACTGGCTGCTGATTCGCTTGGCTCTGAAGACAGGGGATGTAACAAAGATCTGGTCGGTCTATGGCGAGGGGGGACTGGCTGGACTGATGGGTCTGTCTGAAGAATTTCACTCCCCTGACGAACCATATGTCCCTCGG GTTGAACCTGTTCCACCACAGGTTCCTCAGATCTCACATCCGGCTCCTCAGCCAGCTCCTCCACAGGTGGCCCAGGCTCCACAT GTGACAGAGGTGGTCCAGGCAGCAAGGCCTCCTCCCACCAGTGTGGTGGCCAGACCGGTGAGGAGAGCTCCTCCCACAACAATCCAGGATATGAGAAGGTTTCCAGAGATTATCCCGATCCATGAGGTCATTAATGAAGAGACAGCAGAGGAAGACTCCAGTGCTCCACCATCCGAACGAAATG gtGAAGAGGATTTTCAGAGTGCAGCCTATGGTTCACCGTCACTCTCGTCCCCAATGCAACCAGAGAGCCTCCGCCACATCGACAGCAATGCTGCAAGCCTCGCTGCAAGCCTGACCCCAGCCTCGTCCTCCGTATGCTCGCTGGACATCAAGACTCCCGGCTGGTCACCTGAGCGACGTTCCCCTATGCTGATTGCTTCCCCAGAGAAAAAGTCGGGGATACCTGGAGAGTCTAGCACCACACTGTATTTCAGTGCAGAAGCACAGTCTCCCTCCAGCGGGAGCTATCTCGGCTGGGGCTCTGAGCTGTCGCCCATCTCCACCTACCGAAGTCCCTACCGGATCAGGGAGGCTCGTTTCATCACCTCCACCCCCCGATTGGAGCCTCGACCTGGGGCTGAAATTCTCAGTCCAGCCTCTGTTGTCGTGACTCCTGCCACTCCAGGTACAACACCGGGCACCACCCCCCGTGCTTCCTCGCCTGCTCTTTCTACGCCTGGTGCTTCAACACCCGCAGCTTCGACACCCGCTGCCTCAACCCCCGGTGCATCCACTCCTGGTGCTACTACGCCCGGTACTCCAGTCATCCCACTCACTCCAGTCATCTCCCACGCTCGTAAACAGATGGTCCAGTATGTGGACAGTAGAGAGAGGGCGGTGTAA